From Acidithiobacillus sp., the proteins below share one genomic window:
- a CDS encoding nuclease-related domain-containing protein produces MRNELYRFRSGNKGERDTAYYLDVRFRDTSNWIVLHDLRLTNGTDVVQIDHLLINRVMEFFVLETKRFQGKTLRITEEGEFLLEENEQVRSLPSPLAQNDRHITILKRILQAQQILPKKLFSPVFYNYVLIHPDTRIERPDSQRFSTQNLCKSDLFYQEINRLLQLNAFTNFFHNVARLHSVVGKDTLQNLGQAILRLHQPGRPDYKKQFGITPEEISSGAPTSKPSPAAQEIEGFFCFHCKESISPEEARFCFKRKERFQGRPYCRKHQQEFSVRHE; encoded by the coding sequence GTGCGCAATGAACTCTACCGGTTTCGCTCCGGCAACAAGGGCGAGCGGGATACCGCCTACTACCTCGACGTCCGATTTCGGGACACTTCCAACTGGATCGTTCTCCACGACCTTCGTCTCACCAACGGCACCGACGTTGTCCAAATCGATCACCTGCTCATCAATCGCGTTATGGAGTTCTTCGTCCTTGAAACCAAACGCTTTCAAGGTAAAACTCTCCGAATTACGGAGGAGGGAGAGTTCTTGCTGGAAGAGAACGAGCAGGTTCGCTCACTTCCGTCCCCCCTCGCTCAGAATGACCGCCACATTACCATCCTCAAGCGAATCCTGCAGGCGCAACAGATTCTCCCCAAAAAACTTTTCTCACCGGTCTTTTACAACTACGTTCTGATCCATCCCGACACCCGGATTGAACGACCTGATTCTCAACGATTTAGCACCCAAAATCTCTGCAAATCCGATCTCTTTTACCAGGAAATCAATCGGCTCCTGCAACTGAATGCGTTCACGAACTTTTTCCACAACGTAGCCCGGCTGCACTCCGTCGTGGGCAAGGACACCCTCCAGAACCTTGGTCAAGCGATTCTTCGGCTTCATCAACCCGGGCGTCCCGATTACAAAAAGCAATTCGGGATTACCCCCGAGGAGATCTCCTCGGGGGCACCGACTTCAAAACCCTCCCCGGCCGCCCAGGAAATCGAGGGGTTCTTTTGTTTTCATTGCAAGGAGTCTATCTCTCCGGAAGAAGCCCGCTTCTGTTTTAAACGAAAAGAGCGCTTCCAGGGGCGTCCCTATTGCCGGAAACATCAGCAGGAGTTCTCCGTTCGTCATGAGTAA
- a CDS encoding class I SAM-dependent DNA methyltransferase, whose translation MPRGPAKKKTEEPTSQSLESKLWATADKLRGHLDAADYKHVVLGLIFLKYISDRFAQRHAEILAEGPGADPEDRDEYTAEGVFWVPASARWHVVQAAAKQTDIGTRIDDAMTEIERENPKLRGILPKGYARPTLDQRRLGELVDLIGTIGLGTAEHQARDTLGRVYEYFLGMFASAEGKRGGEFYTPASVVRVLVTMLAPYKGRIYDPCCGSGGMFVQSEKFIEAHGGKVGDISVYGEESNPNTWKLALMNLAIRGIEADLGPEAADTFHKDLHPDLRADYILANPPFNISDWGGDLLRDDKRWQHGIPPTGNANFAWMQHMVHHLAPYGIAGFVLANGSMSSNTSGEGEIRKNLIEADMVDCMVALPGQLFYSTQIPVCLWFLAKNRDDGRGMAGKELFERTGEVLFIDARNMGFMADRTHRELSDEDIQKIADAYHNWRGDGEGEYADVPGFCKAASLDEIRKNGHVLTPGRYVGAAAKDDDGEPFEEKMARLTKDLSEQLAEGRRLEDEMLKNFRVLGYEL comes from the coding sequence ATGCCGCGCGGACCAGCCAAGAAGAAGACCGAAGAACCCACCAGCCAAAGCCTCGAATCCAAACTCTGGGCCACCGCTGACAAGCTGCGCGGCCATCTGGACGCCGCTGACTATAAGCATGTGGTGCTGGGCCTCATCTTCCTGAAGTACATCTCGGATCGCTTTGCCCAGCGACATGCGGAAATATTGGCTGAAGGTCCCGGCGCCGACCCCGAAGACCGCGACGAATACACGGCGGAAGGCGTGTTTTGGGTGCCCGCGTCCGCCCGCTGGCATGTGGTCCAGGCCGCCGCCAAGCAGACCGACATCGGTACGCGCATTGATGACGCCATGACCGAGATCGAGCGGGAAAACCCCAAGCTGAGAGGCATCCTGCCCAAAGGCTACGCCCGCCCTACCCTCGACCAACGCCGCCTGGGTGAACTGGTAGACCTCATCGGCACTATTGGGCTGGGTACGGCAGAACACCAGGCCCGCGACACCCTGGGCCGCGTCTATGAATACTTTTTGGGCATGTTCGCCAGCGCGGAAGGTAAACGGGGTGGTGAGTTCTACACCCCGGCTTCCGTGGTACGTGTTCTGGTCACCATGCTGGCCCCGTACAAGGGTCGCATCTATGACCCCTGCTGCGGGTCCGGCGGCATGTTCGTCCAGTCGGAAAAGTTCATCGAGGCCCACGGCGGCAAGGTGGGCGACATCAGTGTGTACGGGGAAGAGTCCAACCCCAACACCTGGAAGCTGGCCCTCATGAATCTGGCCATTCGCGGCATCGAGGCCGATCTGGGACCGGAAGCGGCGGACACCTTCCATAAAGACCTGCATCCTGATCTGCGGGCGGACTACATCCTCGCCAATCCGCCCTTCAACATATCGGACTGGGGCGGCGACCTGCTGCGGGACGACAAACGCTGGCAGCATGGGATACCGCCCACGGGCAACGCCAACTTCGCCTGGATGCAGCACATGGTCCATCACCTGGCCCCCTACGGCATCGCCGGTTTCGTGCTGGCGAACGGGTCCATGTCATCCAACACCAGCGGCGAGGGTGAAATCCGCAAGAACCTCATCGAAGCGGACATGGTGGACTGCATGGTGGCCCTGCCCGGCCAGCTTTTCTACAGCACCCAGATTCCCGTCTGCCTTTGGTTCCTGGCGAAGAACCGGGATGATGGACGCGGCATGGCTGGCAAGGAACTGTTTGAACGCACCGGCGAGGTGCTGTTCATTGATGCCCGCAACATGGGCTTCATGGCGGACCGCACCCATCGGGAACTGAGCGACGAAGATATCCAGAAGATCGCCGACGCTTACCACAACTGGCGCGGCGATGGTGAAGGGGAATATGCGGATGTGCCCGGCTTCTGTAAGGCGGCGAGTCTGGACGAGATCCGCAAGAACGGCCATGTACTGACGCCGGGGCGATACGTTGGTGCGGCGGCCAAGGATGACGACGGTGAGCCGTTTGAGGAAAAAATGGCGCGGCTGACCAAAGACCTGTCGGAACAGTTGGCTGAGGGACGGCGGCTGGAAGACGAGATGTTGAAGAACTTTCGGGTGTTGGGGTATGAACTGTAA
- a CDS encoding HNH endonuclease yields the protein MTIDERLAFFEKNFDLIAVGTHSRGDKHFISDGKSRLCRFCQKDENETTFRNESHAIPECLGNHQLILLDECDECNTFFSNKLEDHLDKFTKPYRIAGQIAGKKGIPKYRTDNKKNRIEFNELPTVKSQTGEEFFLIDDKKKEITIKLHQEPHIPIAVYKALLKIAISVIKEKNELGAFRHTIGWLLNQDLTISVIKPTLLMQAFVPGPRPTNGVFVSLFRRKAAVSNVPYAIFVIAFGNVIFQLIVPSHIDDGVSMSVQLPFLPSPFEIIDWPYGDLKFGSHDLSGTEKVGRELSIVYSFEQMIEVDPKIIE from the coding sequence ATGACCATCGATGAACGTCTCGCCTTTTTCGAAAAGAACTTTGATCTAATTGCTGTTGGAACCCATTCCCGAGGCGACAAACATTTCATCTCTGATGGCAAGTCGAGGTTGTGCCGCTTCTGTCAGAAGGATGAAAATGAAACGACATTTAGGAATGAGTCTCACGCGATTCCAGAATGTTTAGGGAACCATCAATTAATTCTTCTAGATGAATGTGACGAGTGCAACACGTTTTTCTCCAACAAACTAGAGGATCATCTTGATAAGTTCACGAAGCCGTATCGTATAGCAGGCCAAATTGCAGGAAAGAAAGGTATCCCCAAATACAGAACTGATAACAAAAAGAACAGGATCGAGTTCAATGAGTTGCCAACAGTAAAATCACAGACTGGCGAAGAGTTTTTTCTGATAGACGACAAAAAAAAAGAAATAACTATAAAACTTCACCAAGAGCCCCATATTCCTATCGCCGTCTATAAAGCTCTGCTGAAGATCGCCATTTCTGTTATCAAAGAGAAAAATGAGTTAGGCGCGTTTAGGCATACCATTGGCTGGCTTTTAAACCAAGATTTGACTATTTCGGTTATTAAACCGACGCTGCTAATGCAGGCGTTTGTGCCCGGCCCGAGGCCAACCAATGGAGTATTCGTATCTCTCTTTCGAAGAAAAGCGGCAGTCTCAAATGTTCCTTACGCAATTTTTGTAATCGCTTTTGGAAACGTTATATTTCAGCTGATCGTGCCATCACATATCGATGACGGTGTCAGCATGTCAGTTCAATTGCCTTTCTTGCCCTCACCGTTTGAGATTATAGACTGGCCGTACGGTGATCTGAAATTTGGATCGCATGATCTTTCAGGAACTGAAAAGGTCGGCAGAGAGCTTTCTATTGTGTACAGCTTTGAGCAAATGATTGAGGTTGATCCAAAAATCATAGAATGA
- a CDS encoding restriction endonuclease subunit S: MIEDWQETRVEDIAERIAMGPFGSDIKVDNFVPQGVPIIRGGNLSSGRFNDDNFVYLTEEKADKLSAANAFQDDIVFTHRGTLGQVGIIPKTKFARYVVSQSQMKLTCKTNLAAPPFIYYFFKSNIGQQALLINTSQTGVPAISRPVTSLKNITILLPSLSEQRRIAHILGTLDDKIENNRKTAKTLEAMAQAIFKSWFVDFDPVRAKMAGESPESICKRLKLTPEILDLFPDRLVDSELGEIPEGWLTTTLGSITSRIKRGLSPAYSDGYGILVLNQKCIREFMVDTSKARRHDPAVRSIEGLLLEVGDVLVNSTGVGTLGRVAQVLHIQESSIIDSHVTLVRPDKKYPWSYLGQLVMTLQPQIEEMGEGSTGQTELSRGKLANLHITLPTTSILEKYHKIILPVKGRISDCERQIQILKNIRDTLLPKLISGKIRVPDSEVIVEEAL; this comes from the coding sequence ATGATTGAGGATTGGCAGGAAACACGAGTTGAAGACATTGCCGAAAGGATAGCGATGGGTCCTTTTGGCTCTGACATAAAGGTAGATAACTTTGTCCCTCAAGGCGTACCCATAATCAGAGGCGGCAACCTATCATCAGGACGTTTTAATGATGACAACTTTGTCTATCTAACAGAGGAAAAGGCAGATAAGCTATCCGCCGCGAACGCTTTTCAGGACGATATTGTATTCACACATAGAGGAACCCTAGGGCAGGTAGGTATTATACCAAAAACTAAATTTGCTCGATATGTAGTATCTCAGAGTCAAATGAAGCTAACCTGCAAGACGAACTTGGCCGCCCCGCCTTTCATTTACTATTTCTTCAAGTCAAACATCGGGCAACAGGCGTTATTGATAAACACATCGCAGACGGGGGTTCCTGCGATAAGTCGGCCTGTAACTTCTCTTAAAAATATTACCATATTGCTTCCATCCCTATCCGAACAACGCCGCATCGCCCACATCCTGGGCACGCTGGACGACAAGATCGAGAACAACCGCAAGACGGCGAAGACCCTGGAAGCCATGGCGCAGGCCATCTTCAAGTCGTGGTTCGTGGACTTCGACCCGGTACGCGCCAAGATGGCCGGGGAATCCCCGGAAAGCATCTGCAAGCGGCTGAAGCTCACGCCCGAGATACTGGACCTGTTCCCGGATAGGCTGGTGGACTCGGAATTGGGGGAGATTCCTGAGGGGTGGCTTACTACTACGCTTGGGTCAATCACCAGCCGCATTAAACGGGGTCTTTCACCAGCCTATTCTGATGGTTATGGTATTTTAGTTCTTAACCAAAAGTGTATTCGTGAATTTATGGTAGATACTTCGAAAGCACGTAGACATGACCCAGCTGTGCGTAGTATCGAAGGGCTATTGCTAGAAGTCGGTGACGTTCTAGTGAATTCAACAGGGGTTGGAACCCTTGGGCGTGTTGCTCAAGTGCTACACATCCAGGAATCCAGCATAATCGATTCGCATGTGACGCTAGTTCGACCAGATAAGAAATATCCATGGTCATACCTTGGTCAACTAGTCATGACTTTGCAGCCTCAGATTGAAGAGATGGGAGAAGGTTCTACCGGCCAGACCGAATTATCTCGTGGCAAGCTTGCCAACCTACATATCACGCTTCCAACCACCTCTATCCTGGAAAAGTATCACAAGATAATTTTACCTGTAAAGGGTAGAATATCCGATTGCGAACGGCAAATTCAGATATTAAAAAACATAAGAGACACCCTTCTTCCCAAACTTATATCCGGCAAAATCCGCGTACCTGATAGCGAAGTAATAGTTGAGGAAGCACTGTAA
- a CDS encoding SIR2 family protein yields MQPRGYESIYHNNHNVFILGAGFSVDAGLPIVKNFIKQMRLAASSGNNATNREIIEGINGVLQWRLFSGSAAHRCKIDPNNIEELFSLIDGDQGGNGRSMGKKETMQKAIVSTLSFCAGHNPKEDMKTRLFLQLGNRSKLNKIYLEDKKDKSGKQNSWILPVYDAIASVLSGNICPVEIDSQSQRNTIITFNYDTVVEDAFERIGAKFNLGLPDVPNLSVDSDYSCNSSEQDDDVTSIFKLHGSINWKLEHSEPLKLIIRKSVDSLWSQVSQLNNYILEPPTWNKGRSAEILQRLWDASLSSIRNATRIFIIGYSLPETDMHFKYLMASGLAQNISLESICFVNPAVKDSAEFDALSERVFRIFREELKTDGTIEFVPNTATSFILAENTSRSLNSGLLPFRLYPDLEHSFFSKVE; encoded by the coding sequence ATGCAGCCCAGAGGGTACGAAAGTATATACCATAACAACCACAATGTTTTTATATTAGGGGCAGGTTTTTCAGTGGATGCTGGACTGCCCATTGTAAAAAACTTCATAAAACAAATGCGTTTAGCAGCATCAAGTGGTAATAACGCCACCAACCGTGAGATTATTGAGGGAATCAATGGCGTGCTACAGTGGCGGTTGTTTTCCGGCTCAGCGGCCCACAGATGCAAAATTGATCCCAACAACATTGAAGAACTTTTTAGCCTTATTGATGGTGACCAGGGGGGAAATGGTCGATCAATGGGGAAAAAAGAAACCATGCAAAAAGCCATTGTTAGTACTTTATCATTTTGTGCCGGGCACAATCCGAAGGAGGACATGAAAACGCGACTATTCTTGCAGTTAGGAAACAGAAGCAAGCTCAACAAAATATATTTAGAGGACAAAAAAGATAAAAGTGGTAAACAGAACTCATGGATATTACCGGTTTATGATGCCATAGCGTCCGTGTTGTCAGGCAATATTTGCCCAGTCGAAATTGATTCACAATCGCAAAGAAACACAATAATTACGTTTAACTATGATACCGTTGTAGAGGACGCCTTTGAACGAATTGGTGCAAAATTCAACCTTGGACTGCCTGATGTTCCAAATCTGTCAGTAGACTCAGACTACAGTTGCAACTCCTCAGAGCAAGACGACGATGTGACAAGCATATTCAAACTTCATGGTTCGATTAATTGGAAGCTTGAGCATTCAGAACCATTGAAGCTCATCATTAGAAAGTCTGTAGATAGTTTGTGGTCCCAGGTCAGCCAACTAAATAATTATATTCTCGAACCGCCCACTTGGAACAAAGGGCGAAGCGCAGAAATACTACAACGTCTTTGGGATGCTTCTCTTTCTTCAATAAGAAATGCTACTAGGATCTTCATCATTGGCTATTCATTGCCAGAGACAGACATGCACTTCAAATATCTCATGGCTAGTGGTCTCGCACAGAATATTTCACTCGAAAGTATTTGTTTTGTAAATCCAGCGGTCAAAGATTCAGCAGAATTTGACGCTCTCTCTGAAAGAGTTTTTCGTATCTTTCGAGAAGAACTTAAAACAGATGGAACAATCGAATTCGTACCAAACACTGCCACATCATTTATATTAGCAGAGAATACTAGCCGTTCCCTAAATAGTGGTTTGCTACCATTCAGACTGTATCCTGACCTAGAGCATTCTTTCTTTTCAAAAGTTGAATAA
- a CDS encoding SOS response-associated peptidase, giving the protein MCGRYAVDPRKLERLVRLLSLPEPKFTAHFDIHPSQTVPVIRDAGNGPEWAMMRWGLVPHWAKEAKTAYSTFNARVETAAQKPAFREPWKHRRCIIPATGFYEWQALESGKKQPWYFDSGDGQALALAGLWDHWTDGIAALDSCTILVGSPDPAVTGIHDRSPVMLGDTALRLWISPALKPEDVSRVLALPHDTLKVQPVSRVAEDGLHPLTA; this is encoded by the coding sequence ATGTGCGGACGCTACGCCGTTGACCCCCGTAAGCTCGAAAGGCTGGTCAGGCTGCTCTCCTTGCCAGAGCCAAAATTCACGGCCCACTTTGATATTCATCCCAGCCAAACCGTGCCTGTAATCCGGGATGCCGGGAATGGGCCGGAATGGGCGATGATGCGTTGGGGACTCGTGCCCCACTGGGCCAAGGAAGCGAAAACTGCATACAGCACCTTCAATGCCCGCGTCGAGACCGCGGCCCAAAAGCCCGCCTTTCGTGAACCCTGGAAACACCGTCGTTGCATCATTCCGGCCACGGGCTTCTATGAATGGCAGGCTCTTGAGTCCGGCAAGAAGCAGCCCTGGTACTTCGACAGCGGCGATGGGCAGGCGTTAGCCCTGGCAGGGCTTTGGGACCACTGGACGGACGGCATCGCCGCCCTGGACAGTTGCACCATTCTGGTAGGGTCGCCCGATCCTGCCGTCACCGGCATTCATGACCGAAGTCCGGTCATGCTGGGGGATACCGCCTTGCGGCTTTGGATCAGTCCGGCATTGAAGCCGGAAGATGTTTCCCGCGTGCTGGCCTTGCCGCATGACACGCTGAAGGTGCAACCCGTGTCCCGTGTGGCGGAAGATGGGCTGCACCCGCTGACAGCCTGA
- a CDS encoding DUF4926 domain-containing protein — translation MIQELDTVILVKDYPDQALVKGDMGAVIMVHDGGKAFEVEFVTLAGDVLGVLTLTADKIRPISARDVPHVRVA, via the coding sequence ATGATTCAGGAACTGGATACCGTCATTCTAGTGAAAGACTACCCCGACCAGGCATTGGTGAAAGGGGATATGGGTGCGGTGATCATGGTTCATGATGGCGGGAAAGCTTTTGAGGTGGAATTTGTCACGCTTGCCGGTGATGTGCTGGGCGTGCTGACGCTTACCGCCGATAAGATACGACCTATATCGGCGCGGGATGTGCCGCATGTGAGGGTGGCGTGA
- a CDS encoding type I restriction endonuclease subunit R — MTNLNESTIEHHAITQFKELGYAYAFGPDIGPDSDHKERADYDETLLPDRLRQAIHTLNPSTPKDIRDEALRMVRDAALGGLMTQNNLIQRMLVEGVRVAHQVDGEERGIIVRLIDFADPERNDFLVLNQYTVIHNRINRRADLVVFVNGIPLGLFELKNMADANATIRKAWNQLQTYQADIPNLMAYNAVLVVSDGLKAAMGCLGAPYERFLPWKTIDGQELMDRGDDPLRFLIHGIFEPKRFLDMLRYFIAFEDDGRKLSKKIAAYHQFHAAQKALLTTLAAAGIGGDRRGGVVWHTQGSGKSLTMLFFAGMLIQHPALENPTIVMLTDRTNLDTQLFDTFAAGSQLLRQDPQQAESVGDLRELLQRASGGVIFSTIQKFQKDRHEPQGKHPVLSDRKNIIVMVDEAQRSQYEILDGYAANLRAALPNATFVAFTGTPLELDDRDTRVVFGDYIDIYDIQRAVEDGATVPIYYESRLVRLNLPEDQRPLIDSTFEEITEDDEQESKERLKTRWAQLEALVGAPKRVEQIAVDMLDHWEKRKSILSGKAMIVAMSRRIAVELYDAIIRIHPDWHSDDDTQGRIKVVMTGSASDPIEWKQHIRSKRGCEDIGDRLKDPNDPLEIVIVRDMWLTGFDAPALNTLYVDKPMRGHSLMQAIARVNRVFTNKSGGLVVDYIGIAQDLKNAIATYTRSGGKGNPAETVQAAIKVLLEKLDICRSIFHDCDYQDYLNGDGSEKVATLRKATEFILSQEITEEGIKRRFRNATSGLKKAATLAAGDDMVERCRTEIIFFLSVRATLDKTSDAESLVEEQEYAIRQLIDQSIAPEGVVDLYAVAGLPKSEISLLSDEFIHQIEAMPEKNLALEMLRRLLQDKVRKEGKGNLIQSKAFSEKLDEALRKYHNRSVDTVEVMQELIELAKALQKLDQRHAELGLSKDEAAFYDALATNDSAAQAMGDDALKMIAKEVADTVRQNTRIDWSIREQARAHLRRMVKRVLRKHGYPPDMQEGAVNMVIEQAEGLVA; from the coding sequence ATGACTAATCTCAACGAATCCACCATCGAACACCACGCCATCACCCAGTTCAAGGAACTGGGCTACGCCTACGCCTTCGGCCCTGACATTGGCCCCGACAGCGATCACAAAGAACGCGCCGATTACGATGAAACCCTGCTGCCCGACCGCCTGCGCCAGGCCATCCACACGCTGAATCCCTCTACCCCCAAGGACATCAGGGACGAAGCCCTGCGCATGGTGCGGGATGCCGCCCTCGGCGGTTTGATGACTCAGAATAACCTCATCCAGCGCATGTTGGTGGAAGGCGTGCGGGTGGCCCATCAGGTGGACGGCGAGGAGCGCGGCATCATCGTTCGCCTCATCGACTTCGCGGACCCCGAGCGCAATGACTTCCTTGTTCTGAACCAATACACCGTCATCCACAACCGCATCAACCGCCGCGCCGATCTCGTGGTCTTCGTGAACGGCATACCGCTGGGCCTCTTTGAACTCAAGAACATGGCAGACGCCAATGCCACCATCCGCAAGGCATGGAACCAGTTGCAGACCTATCAGGCCGATATCCCGAACCTCATGGCCTACAACGCCGTGCTGGTGGTCAGCGATGGCCTCAAGGCCGCCATGGGCTGTCTGGGTGCCCCTTATGAACGCTTTCTGCCCTGGAAGACCATCGATGGGCAGGAACTCATGGATCGGGGGGATGATCCCCTGCGTTTTCTGATTCACGGTATTTTTGAGCCAAAACGCTTTCTCGATATGCTGCGGTACTTTATCGCCTTTGAAGACGATGGCCGCAAACTCAGCAAGAAGATCGCCGCCTATCATCAATTCCATGCCGCCCAGAAGGCCCTGCTGACCACTTTGGCGGCGGCAGGCATCGGCGGCGACCGCAGGGGTGGTGTGGTCTGGCATACCCAGGGGTCCGGCAAAAGCCTCACCATGCTCTTCTTCGCAGGCATGCTCATCCAGCACCCGGCCCTGGAAAACCCCACCATCGTCATGCTCACCGACCGCACGAACCTGGACACCCAGTTGTTCGATACCTTTGCGGCGGGCAGCCAGCTTTTACGGCAAGACCCGCAACAGGCCGAGAGCGTTGGTGACCTTCGGGAACTGCTGCAAAGGGCTTCCGGTGGCGTCATCTTCAGCACCATCCAGAAATTCCAGAAAGACCGCCACGAACCCCAGGGCAAGCACCCGGTATTGTCCGACCGGAAGAACATCATCGTCATGGTGGACGAGGCGCAGCGCAGTCAGTATGAGATTCTGGATGGTTACGCCGCCAACCTGCGGGCGGCCTTGCCCAACGCGACCTTCGTGGCCTTCACCGGCACCCCGCTGGAACTGGATGATCGGGACACGCGGGTGGTGTTCGGCGATTACATCGACATCTACGACATCCAGCGGGCCGTGGAAGATGGGGCCACCGTCCCGATTTATTACGAAAGCCGTCTGGTGCGTCTCAACCTGCCGGAAGATCAGCGGCCCCTCATCGACAGTACCTTTGAGGAAATCACCGAAGACGACGAGCAGGAAAGCAAGGAACGTCTGAAAACCCGCTGGGCGCAACTGGAAGCACTGGTGGGCGCCCCCAAGCGGGTGGAACAGATTGCCGTGGATATGCTGGACCACTGGGAAAAGCGTAAAAGCATCCTGTCCGGCAAGGCCATGATCGTCGCCATGAGCCGCCGAATCGCCGTGGAACTCTATGATGCTATCATCCGTATCCATCCCGATTGGCACAGCGATGACGACACCCAAGGCCGCATCAAGGTGGTCATGACCGGTTCGGCCAGCGATCCCATCGAATGGAAGCAGCACATTCGCAGCAAAAGAGGTTGTGAGGATATTGGCGACCGCCTCAAAGACCCTAATGACCCGCTAGAGATCGTCATCGTCCGGGATATGTGGCTGACGGGCTTTGACGCCCCTGCCCTGAATACACTCTATGTGGACAAGCCCATGCGTGGGCATAGCCTCATGCAGGCCATCGCCCGGGTCAATCGGGTCTTCACCAACAAGTCCGGTGGGCTGGTGGTGGACTACATCGGCATCGCCCAGGATCTGAAAAACGCCATTGCGACGTATACCCGATCCGGTGGCAAGGGCAATCCGGCGGAAACCGTGCAGGCCGCCATCAAGGTGCTGCTGGAAAAGCTGGATATCTGCCGTAGCATTTTCCACGACTGCGATTATCAGGATTACTTGAACGGGGATGGTTCCGAGAAGGTCGCCACCCTGCGTAAGGCCACAGAGTTCATTCTGTCCCAGGAAATCACGGAAGAAGGCATCAAAAGACGCTTCCGCAATGCCACGTCCGGCCTGAAAAAGGCAGCCACTTTGGCCGCCGGCGACGATATGGTGGAACGCTGCCGCACCGAGATCATTTTCTTCCTTAGCGTCCGCGCCACCCTGGACAAGACCAGCGACGCGGAATCCCTGGTGGAAGAGCAGGAATACGCCATTCGCCAGTTGATTGACCAGTCCATCGCCCCGGAAGGCGTGGTGGACCTGTATGCGGTGGCGGGGCTGCCCAAAAGCGAAATATCCCTGCTGTCCGATGAGTTCATCCACCAGATCGAGGCCATGCCCGAAAAGAATCTGGCCCTGGAAATGCTGCGAAGGCTGCTACAGGACAAGGTGCGCAAGGAAGGCAAAGGCAATCTCATCCAGAGCAAAGCCTTTTCGGAAAAGCTGGATGAAGCCCTGCGCAAGTATCACAACCGTTCGGTGGATACCGTCGAGGTGATGCAGGAACTCATCGAACTGGCGAAGGCGTTACAAAAACTGGATCAGCGCCATGCGGAACTGGGTCTGAGCAAGGACGAGGCGGCGTTTTATGATGCCCTGGCGACCAACGATTCCGCCGCACAGGCCATGGGCGACGATGCCCTGAAAATGATTGCCAAGGAAGTGGCCGACACCGTGCGTCAAAATACCCGCATCGACTGGTCCATCCGCGAACAGGCGCGGGCGCATCTGCGAAGGATGGTAAAGCGGGTTTTGCGGAAGCATGGGTATCCGCCCGACATGCAGGAAGGGGCGGTGAATATGGTTATTGAGCAGGCTGAGGGGTTGGTGGCATAA